Proteins co-encoded in one Conger conger chromosome 4, fConCon1.1, whole genome shotgun sequence genomic window:
- the LOC133126485 gene encoding cAMP-responsive element modulator-like isoform X2 yields the protein MSAYQICSPTSSLPQGVMLAVSPGSLHSPQQLAEEATRKRELRLLKNREAARECRRKKKEYVKCLENRVAVLENQNKTLIEELKALKDLYCHKTE from the exons ATGTCAGCCTACCAGATCTGCAGCCCCACATCCAGCCTGCCTCAGGGCGTGATGTTGGCGGTGTCGCCGGGCTCCCTGCACAGCCCGCAGCAGCTGGCCGAAGAGGCTACACGGAAGAGGGAGCTCAGACTCTTAAAGAACAG GGAGGCTGCCAGAGAGTGCCGCAGGAAGAAGAAAGAATACGTGAAATGTCTTGAAAACCGAGTAGCTGTGCTCGAGAACCAGAACAAGACTCTCATCGAGGAGCTCAAAGCACTAAAAGACCTCTATTGCCACAAAACAGAATAG
- the LOC133126485 gene encoding cAMP-responsive element modulator-like isoform X1, with protein MAVTGDETESAATGDMSAYQICSPTSSLPQGVMLAVSPGSLHSPQQLAEEATRKRELRLLKNREAARECRRKKKEYVKCLENRVAVLENQNKTLIEELKALKDLYCHKTE; from the exons ATGGCTGTTACAGGAGATGAAACTGAATCAG CCGCCACAGGAGACATGTCAGCCTACCAGATCTGCAGCCCCACATCCAGCCTGCCTCAGGGCGTGATGTTGGCGGTGTCGCCGGGCTCCCTGCACAGCCCGCAGCAGCTGGCCGAAGAGGCTACACGGAAGAGGGAGCTCAGACTCTTAAAGAACAG GGAGGCTGCCAGAGAGTGCCGCAGGAAGAAGAAAGAATACGTGAAATGTCTTGAAAACCGAGTAGCTGTGCTCGAGAACCAGAACAAGACTCTCATCGAGGAGCTCAAAGCACTAAAAGACCTCTATTGCCACAAAACAGAATAG